The following proteins are encoded in a genomic region of Magallana gigas chromosome 1, xbMagGiga1.1, whole genome shotgun sequence:
- the LOC117691404 gene encoding uncharacterized protein: MTDDDVEDDDYEPSFNITLREGLDTTAATDDDEDDECISDEEIETTEVDFSQSPVCHRIKTNEEIQGFMNDQPFLIYYNQLLNLATANIQKTCSHKGCGLGVEIKKEVVASALYLKWICPDGHTLYRWCSQPILNRGVHIGDLMLTASTVLSGSNFQKISMFAKFLHLPILSKSTFYKMQRQYVVPSVDEHWINHQNAVLEEFRGVDLVVLGDGRMDSPGHSAQYCSYTFMEYTTKKILCIITLDKRFTEKKSTNLEKACFIKGLGFLIEKGMKIIEVVTDAHVQISSLMKKNYPDIKHSFDVWHGTKNLGKKSSRQVKKRRIKVCWTGPKMWLTITGIQHKLVLQKKTLLSTAELENFQNLILMYASKRHSYTPPAYRCRNLLAALDHNGHIDREVMTNKD, encoded by the exons ATGACAGATGATGATGTAGAGGATGATGATTATGAACCAAGTTTTAACATCACTCTAAG AGAAGGACTTGACACCACTGCTGCTactgatgatgatgaagatgacgAATGCATAAGTGATGAGGAAATCGAGACTACAGAAGTTGATTTTAGTCAAAGTCCTGTATGTCATCGCATCAAAACCAATGAAGAGATACAAGGCTTTATGAATGATCAACCTTTCTTGATATATTACAACCAGCTGCTGAATTTAGCTACAGCAAACATACAGAAAACTTGTTCGCATAAAGGCTGTGGACTAGGAgtagaaataaagaaagaagTTGTTGCATCAGCCCTTTACCTGAAATGG ATTTGTCCAGATGGTCACACGCTTTATAGATGGTGCTCCCAGCCAATCTTGAATAGAGGTGTACACATTGGTGACTTGATGCTGACTGCAAGCACTGTCCTCTCAGGAAGTAATTTCCAAAAGATATCGATGTTTGCTAAATTTTTACATCTTCCTATTCTTAGCAAAAGCACCTTCTATAAAATGCAGCGCCAGTATGTTGTCCCATCTGTCGATGAACACTGGATAAACCACCAAAATGCAGTACTGGAGGAGTTCAGAGGAGTTGATTTGGTTGTTCTTG GGGATGGAAGAATGGACAGTCCGGGACATTCCGCGCAGTATTGCTCTTATACCTTCATGGAGTATACTACCAAAAAGATCCTATGCATCATCACCTTAGACAAAAGGTTTACAGAAAAGAAAAGTACAAACTTGGAAAAGGCGTGCTTTATAAAGGGACTTGGGTTTCTTATAGAGAAGGGGATGAAAATTATAGAAGTTGTGACTGATGCACATGTGCAGATTTCATCACTAATGA aGAAAAACTATCCAGACATCAAGCATTCATTTGATGTTTGGCATGGGACCAAGAACTTGGGGAAAAAATCATCAAG GCAGGTCAAGAAAAGAAGAATAAAGGTTTGCTGGACTGGACCAAAGATGTGGTTAACCATTACTGGTATACAGCACAAACTTGTACTACAAAAGAAGACTTTGTT AAGTACAGCAGAGTTGGAAAACTTCCAGAACCTCATTTTGATGTACGCATCGAAGCGACATTCATACACGCCACCTGCTTACCGATGTCGAAATCTCTTGGCTGCATTGGACCATAATGGTCACATTGATAGAGAAGTTATGACAAACAAAGATTGA
- the LOC136273609 gene encoding uncharacterized protein, which yields MDDEVSRSSMSDRESSSSPERPSRGRARGRARARGRARGQGPARRRGARARGICRGPNRHETLRQRVIDRNLQLRNRVAEMTEDALRELVMSVCERDPSLILDIVDRASQAEAAQGGYHPLPGSNSPNWCVCSKCREMPTEEERVCCRQTPSNCLSTLPDFDLIVLDPLVLMVARRYRQDVLAAGEDDDFNRSNRHAGYRQFILWQHGHLGAGNRRVIPSCCTWRIRDTYPDSFGLFFEKTTCTLYVVGGLVQGEMKLSWGHPALEPSSGSYQWHHPGV from the exons ATGGATGACGAG GTTTCAAGAAGTTCTATGTCTGATAGAGAGTCTTCCTCTAGCCCCGAGAGACCAAGCAGGGGCAGAGCCAGAGGGAGAGCCAGGGCTAGAGGTAGAGCAAGAGGGCAGGGTCCAGCTCGGAGACGGGGTGCTAGAGCTAGAGGAATATGCAGGGGGCCAAACAGACACGAGACGCTCAGACAGCGTGTAATAGACCGAAATCTTCAACTAAGG AATCGTGTTGCCGAGATGACGGAGGATGCATTGAGAGAATTAGTGATGAGCGTCTGTGAGAGAGACCCATCACTAATTCTCGACATCGTCGATCGGGCATCTCAAGCTGAAGCCGCTCAAGGTGGATATCATCCACTGCCCGGAAGCAATTCCCCCAATTGGTGTGTGTGCAGCAAGTGTCGGGAGATGCCCACCGAGGAGGAGAGGGTGTGCTGCAGGCAAACACCTTCCAACTGCCTCTCTACTTTGCCA GACTTTGACCTGATAGTTCTAGACCCATTAGTTTTGATGGTAGCTCGTCGGTACAG ACAGGATGTCCTTGCTGCTGGTGAGGACGACGACTTTAACCGGAGCAATCGCCACGCAGGATACCGGCAGTTTATCCTCTGGCAGCATGGGCATTTGGGGGCAGGAAACCGCCGTGTCATTCCAAGCTGCTGCACCTGGAGGATAAGAGATACTTATCCTGACAGTTTTGgtttattctttgaaaaaactacatgtacacttTAT GTGGTGGGGGGATTGGTGCAAGGTGAGATGAAACTCTCCTGGGGTCATCCTGCTCTAGAACCATCTTCTGGTTCATACCAATGGCATCATCCAGGCGTTTAA